A segment of the Pelecanus crispus isolate bPelCri1 chromosome Z, bPelCri1.pri, whole genome shotgun sequence genome:
GCTGAAACGCGGGCACACACGCGGTAGGTGCCCCGTCCCCGGAAACGTTCAAGCTCAGCTtgcacggggctctgagcagcctcatCGAGTCAAACACGTCCCCACCTCATGGCTGGGGCGTCGGACCACatcacctttaaaggtccctcccaacccacaCCCCGCGACGATTCGATGCAGGGCCGGCACGGCACAGATCGCTTTCACCAGCCCCAGGTCCCCTGCTCTCCACGCTTTGGCCATTTCTCACGACAACCCTCTCGTTGCGCTGCTAGAAAACACCTCGCAGCACCAACTCTTCCAGGGCAACAGCGACAAGGTCCAGCCACCGACCTCCAACGTCAGCCCACCTCCTCCAGTGACGGCACCCACCTACGCCACGTGCCAGCACCCCAAGCACGGCACCCACCAACGCAACGCTGCCTGACAACACcgtggctcccagcccgccaccgccctgccaccaccgccacACACATCTTTCCCCCGctccaaaagctttcagaaaacacctggCAGCGCCTCTCGCACGAGCGCAACGTGACCCCATGCAACGCCACAGCCTTGGGGaacaggggctggaaagctgcccggcgcAAAAGGACCTGGCGGTGTCCCTCGACAGCCGGctcaacaggagccagcagtgtgcccacctggccaaggcggccaacggcatcctggcttctgtcgggaacagcgtggccagcaggagcagggaagcgatcgtccccctgtactcggcactggtgaggacgcacctcaaataccgtgtccggttttgggcccctcactccaggaaagacattgaggtgctgcagcgtggccagggaagggcaacgaagccgctgaaggctctggagagcaagtcttatgaggagccgctgctcagggaactgggattCTTTCGTCTGGAGAAGACGAGGCCGAGCGGAGACCATAAGGTCGCTCTCCACAACCACCCGAACGGAGGCTGTAGccaggtggctgttggtctcttctcccaaggaggtGGCgccaggacgagaggaaacggcctcaagctgcgctGCAGGAGGTTTAGCTCGGCTagcacaaaaaatttcttcacggaaagagtgctcaagcattggaacaggctgcccagagaggcggtggagtcaccatccccgcgCCTCTTCAAAACACGcctagacgtggcactctgggacacggtttagtaggcacggcggtgttgggttgaggcttgcactgctgatcttggagatcctttccaaccttaacgactcctagtttttacttgcagtaaaagataatccagccaccaagccaggaaacgtgaaattattactctgccctgaaaccgtttagtggtggacttgggagtcttaggttaacggttggactgcgtgatcttaaaggtcttttccaacctaaacgattctatcatgCCATGACCCTTGCTGTTGCAAGGGACCCAGAAACCTCAGCGAGTGcaacccccagctcctcctcctcctcctcccaccacagctctAGAACTACATCAGCCGGCTCGGCTCCACCGCCACAGGACTCTTGCACACCCCTCCTCCAGGGCCGCCGGGGCTCACGCCAGCCCAAACGCAAGACCCTTCGCTCACGGGGGACATTGTCTTCTTTGCTCTCCAGACACCTCACGCAAAGGAGGACgacaaaacacaacaggacCCCTGCTACAGGGGCACACGCGCCGCAACACAGACAGCGacccagcgcagcagcagcagcggcggcggcggcggcaaagcccttcccttgctcctcaagcctttcctccccatcctcatcagcttcaaatgcaggacctggggcagctccagccgcAAACACAGCCAACCCTCAAGTGCCTACACCCACAGCCACCGCCTCGCAAGCCGCCCACGCCACCCCCAGGCCCGCGCTCCAGCAGGggctctccccaggctctgccaagcgACATCACTTCCCAACCCTTCCCGCCACAAAAAGACAACACCAGCTAAGATGGAAACAACGGCGAGCCCCAAGcgaaagcaaaacacaccacaACCAACACCAGCCCGCTACAGCCGGAAAAGACACCGCGGCAGGAAGGCAAACCTCACTCCCCTCCAGAAAACAGCCACCACAGCTCGCcccgcgggcagcagggaaacccTCACACACCGCCCCGACACAGCTGCCCACAAGGCCTCTGCCCCAGCGCTTTCGCATCCCCCACGCAaccaccacagaccacctccccacgCACGGCCACCCCGACAACGCACTTCCCCACGACCACCACAGCCACCGGCCAAAAACGAAAACCACAGACGGAAACTCGCTGCACTCAGAAAGCGAGGAAGGGAAAGCCGACGCGCCACATAAAGCCGGCCACCCGGCAGCACCCCAAGCACGGCGCCCACCCGCACCACCAGCAAGCCTCACCGcgctcctgcccagcaccacccacagccccaccatggCTGCGCCCGcaaccccacagccccgcctGCCGCACGGCGCCCCggcgctcctgctcctcctcacggCTCTCGCCTCCGCCCTCGCCTGCCAACACCTGCGTCCCCGAGACACCACCTTCCCCTGGCACGGCCTCCGGCTCCTCCAGCAcatggctcccagcccgccgCAGACATGCCACCACCAGcacgcccccttccccttccccgacACCCTCCTCCACGCCAGCCACCCGCAGCAAGCCGACGCCACCGCCCTCCgcatcctccagcacctcttCGACACCCTCAGCGGACCCAAcaccccacagcactgggacGCCACGGCACGACGGCAACTCCTCAGCGGCCTCCACCACcgcatccagcagctccagcaatgCCCGCCAGCCAACCCCACGCTCTCCCAAGGCCAAGGGCCCCGCAACCTGCTGCTCGGCATCGAAAAGTACTTTGGGCGCATCCGCGACTTCCTCCGCACCCACAACCACAGCGCCTGCGCCTGGGACCACGTCTGCCTCGAAGCTCGCCTCTGCTTCCAACGCCTCCACAACCTCACCCGCTCCACGCCCAATTAGCCCAAACACCCCGACACGACCCGCACGGccccacacaccaccacccaccaccacgCCACTTCTGGAccaccgccccagccccacctctggcctcccgcctcccctcgcccgcGCACAGGGGCGCTCCAAGGACGGCCCtgcaccctcagcctccacCGACTCCTCCTCTATTTATAGAACTTAccctatttattttgacaatgctTTCTATCTATTTATTCACCTATTTATTTGACCGACAATAAAGACCCGTTGCAAAAAGCTTGCCACTGCCTCTTGCCTCACAACCACGGGAACGAGCCTTTGGCCTGGCGGGGGGCAAGACACCTCCACTCAACACCTACTCCAAGCCCCGCGCCAAACAGGGCTCTGCACATCCCGTGCCCACTCTTCTCTTTGCCGCCTCCCCAACCAGGCACCTTCCTCACTCAGCCTCTCTGAAAAACCTCCGACAGGCTTTAGCCATCCGCAGCAGAATCCTCTCCTCGGCCCTCGTCTCCTCCACACTTACCCCCTTCCAGACCGCTTTAGacccactgagcagcagctctcgaGATCGTCCTCACTACAAGGACGACACCCACCTGCTCAACCACCTCGgcctccagcacaggagggcCACAAGCGTCATCAGAgggtggaacacctctcctgctacaaggaaaggctgacacagttgggcttcttcagcctgcagaaggcaaggctccggggagacctccctgcggcctttcaatacctaAACGGGGCTCGCAACAAAGCTGCCGACAGGCTTTTCGATAGCGCCTGGAGCGACCGCACGagggggaggtgttttaagCCGAAAGAGGGCAGATGCAGCCTACACGCAAGGAAGACGTTTTCTACCGTCAGGGTGCTGAAACGCGGGCACACACGCGGTAGGTGCCCCGTCCCCGGAAACGTTCAAGCTCAGCTtgcacggggctctgagcagcctcatCGAGTCAAACACGTCCCCACCTCATGGCTGGGGCGTCGGACCACatcacctttaaaggtccctcccaacccacaCCCCGCGACGATTCGATGCAGGGCCGGCACGGCACAGATCGCTTTCACCAGCCCCAGGTCCCCTGCTCTCCACGCTTTGGCCATTTCTCACGACAACCCTCTCGTTGCGCTGCTAGAAAACACCTCGCAGCACCAACTCTTCCAGGGCAACAGCGACAAGGTCCAGCCACCGACCTCCAACGTCAGCCCACCTCCTCCAGTGACGGCACCCACCTACGCCACGTGCCAGCACCCCAAGCACGGCACCCACCAACGCAACGCTGCCTGACAACACcgtggctcccagcccgccaccgccctgccaccaccgccacACACATCTTTCCCCCGctccaaaagctttcagaaaacacctggCAGCGCCTCTCGCACGAGCGCAACGTGACCCCATGCAACGCCACAGCCTTGGGGaacaggggctggaaagctgcccggcgcAAAAGGACCTGGCGGTGTCCCTCGACAGCCGGctcaacaggagccagcagtgtgcccacctggccaaggcggccaacggcatcctggcttctgtcgggaacagcgtggccagcaggagcagggaagcgatcgtccccctgtactcggcactggtgaggacgcacctcaaataccgtgtccggttttgggcccctcactccaggaaagacattgaggtgctgcagcgtggccagggaagggcaacgaagccgctgaaggctctggagagcaagtcttatgaggagccgctgctcagggaactgggattCTTTCGTCTGGAGAAGACGAGGCCGAGCGGAGACCATAAGGTCGCTCTCCACAACCACCCGAACGGAGGCTGTAGccaggtggctgttggtctcttctcccaaggaggtGGCgccaggacgagaggaaacggcctcaagctgcgctgcgggaggtttagcttggctagcacaaaaaatttcttcacggaaagagtgctcaagcattggaacaggctgcccagagaggcggtggagtcaccatccccgcgCCTCTTCAAAACACGcctagacgtggcactctgggacacggtttagtaggcacggcggtgttgggttgaggcttgcactgctgatcttggagatcctttccaaccttaacgactcctagtttttacttgcagtaaaagataatccagccaccaagccaggaaacgtgaaattattactctgccctgaaaccgtttagtggtggacttgggagtcttaggttaacggttggactgcgtgatcttaaaggtcttttccaacctaaacgattctatcatgCCATGACCCTTGCTGTTGCAAGGGACCCAGAAACCTCAGCGAGTGcaacccccagctcctcctcctcctcctcccaccacagctctAGAACTACATCAGCCGGCTCGGCTCCACCGCCACAGGACTCTTGCACACCCCTCCTCCAGGGCCGCCGGGGCTCACGCCAGCCCAAACGCAAGACCCTTCGCTCACGGGGGACATTGTCTTCTTTGCTCTCCAGACACCTCACGCAAAGGAGGACgacaaaacacaacaggacCCCTGCTACAGGGGCACACGCGCCGCAACACAGACAGCGacccagcgcagcagcagcagcggcggcggcggcggcggcggcaaagcccttcccttgctcctcaagcctttcctccccatcctcatcagcttcaaatgcaggacctggggcagctccagccgcAAACACAGCCAACCCTCAAGTGCCTACACCCACAGCCACCGCCTCGCAAGCCGCCCACGCCACCCCCAGGCCCGCGCTCCAGCAGGggctctccccaggctctgccaagcgACATCACTTCCCAACCCTTCCCGCCACAAAAAGACAACACCAGCTAAGATGGAAACAACGGCGAGCCCCAAGcgaaagcaaaacacaccacaACCAACACCAGCCCGCTACAGCCGGAAAAGACACCGCGGCAGGAAGGCAAACCTCACTCCCCTCCAGAAAACAGCCACCACAGCTCGCcccgcgggcagcagggaaacccTCACACACCGCCCCGACACAGCTGCCCACAAGGCCTCTGCCCCAGCGCTTTCGCATCCCCCACGCAaccaccacagaccacctccccacgCACGGCCACCCCGACAACGCACTTCCCCACGACCACCACAGCCACCGGCCAAAAACGAAAACCACAGACGGAAACTCGCTGCACTCAGAAAGCGAGGAAGGGAAAGCCGACGCGCCACATAAAGCCGGCCACCCGGCAGCACCCCAAGCACGGCGCCCACCCGCACCACCAGCAAGCCTCACCGcgctcctgcccagcaccacccacagccccaccatggCTGCGCCCGcaaccccacagccccgcctGCCGCACGGCGCCCCggcgctcctgctcctcctcacggCTCTCGCCTCCGCCCTCGCCTGCCAACACCTGCGTCCCCGAGACACCACCTTCCCCTGGCACGGCCTCCGGCTCCTCCAGCAcatggctcccagcccgccgCAGACATGCCACCACCAGcacgcccccttccccttccccgacACCCTCCTCCACGCCAGCCACCCGCAGCAAGCCGACGCCACCGCCCTCCgcatcctccagcacctcttCGACACCCTCAGCGGACCCAAcaccccacagcactgggacGCCACGGCACGACGGCAACTCCTCAGCGGCCTCCACCACcgcatccagcagctccagcaatgCCCGCCAGCCAACCCCACGCTCTCCCAAGGCCAAGGGCCCCGCAACCTGCTGCTCGGCATCGAAAAGTACTTTGGGCGCATCCGCGACTTCCTC
Coding sequences within it:
- the LOC142596667 gene encoding interferon-like — encoded protein: MAAPATPQPRLPHGAPALLLLLTALASALACQHLRPRDTTFPWHGLRLLQHMAPSPPQTCHHQHAPFPFPDTLLHASHPQQADATALRILQHLFDTLSGPNTPQHWDATARRQLLSGLHHRIQQLQQCPPANPTLSQGQGPRNLLLGIEKYFGRIRDFLRTHNHSACAWDHVCLEARLCFQRLHNLTRSTPN
- the LOC142596670 gene encoding interferon-like, whose product is MAAPATPQPRLPHGAPALLLLLTALASALACQHLRPRDTTFPWHGLRLLQHMAPSPPQTCHHQHAPFPFPDTLLHASHPQQADATALRILQHLFDTLSGPNTPQHWDATARRQLLSGLHHRIQQLQQCPPANPTLSQGQGPRNLLLGIEKYFGRIRDFLRTHNHSACAWDHVCLEARLCFQRLHNLTRSTPN